A window of Citrus sinensis cultivar Valencia sweet orange chromosome 7, DVS_A1.0, whole genome shotgun sequence contains these coding sequences:
- the LOC102623132 gene encoding uncharacterized protein LOC102623132 translates to MLSDSSSDDDEIEMIAAVAIAKRRHKKSWRCGSIKGHATIWCDRLAGHVEQHDSYFVQKRNCAGVLGLSSLQKISAAMRMLAYGVSGDSIDEYMRIGESTAIESLKKFVRVVIENFSNEYLRSSNINDIARLLAEGKQRGFPGTLGSLDCMHWKWKNCPVAWKGMYVGHAQEPTIILEAVALYDLWIWHMFFGLPGSHNDINVLDRSPLFKDLAEGRAPSINYSINGHNYTMGYYLADGIYPPWSTLVKTVPHPQENKHKNFAKAQESARKDVERAFRVLQARFTIVRGPARFWDRDTLHDIMKASVIMHNMIVEDEHITKDIEDLNDDVSNEDKVKPSFERTIGIMEFIQNHHRIRSRENQSQLQKDLIEHFWKHQGSRKNM, encoded by the exons ATGCTGTCAGATTCATcatctgatgatgatgaaattgagATGATTGCAGCGGTAGCCATTGCAAAGAGAAGACATAAAAAATCTTGGCGTTGTGGCTCCATCAAAGGTCACGCAACAATTTGGTGCGATCGATTAGCCGGTCATG TGGAACAACACGATTCATATTTTGTCCAGAAAAGAAATTGTGCTGGAGTCCTCGGTTTGTCATCACTACAAAAGATCAGTGCAGCAATGCGAATGCTAGCTTATGGAGTATCCGGTGATTCTATTGATGAGTATATGAGAATTGGCGAAAGCACTGCAATCGAAAGTTTGAAAAAGTTTGTTCGTGTagtgattgaaaattttagcaATGAATATTTACGATCTTCTAACATAAATGACATTGCTAGACTTTTAGCAGAAGGTAAACAACGTGGGTTTCCAGGAACGTTGGGAAGTCTTGATTGTATGCACTGGAAGTGGAAAAATTGTCCAGTGGCATGGAAAGGGATGTATGTTGGTCATGCCCAAGAACCAACAATAATCTTAGAAGCAGTGGCTTTATATGATCTCTGGATATGGCATATGTTTTTTGGGTTACCAGGATCCCACAATGACATCAACGTGCTTGATCGATCTCCATTATTCAAAGACTTAGCTGAAGGACGTGCTCCATCAATAAATTACTCAATCAATGGTCATAATTATACAATGGGATATTATCTTGCAGATGGTATATATCCACCATGGTCAACTCTAGTGAAAACAGTACCACATCCACAAGAAAATAAGCATAAGAATTTTGCTAAAGCTCAAGAATCAGCCAGAAAGGATGTTGAGAGAGCATTTAGAGTGCTCCAAGCTCGTTTTACGATTGTGCGTGGACCTGCTCGCTTTTGGGACCGTGATACACTTCACGATATCATGAAGGCAAGTGTTATAATGCACAATATGATTGTAGAAGATGAACACATTACTAAAGATATAGAGGACTTAAATGATGATGTAAGTAATGAAGATAAGGTTAAACCATCATTTGAACGAACAATAGGAATTATggaatttattcaaaatcatCATCGAATTAGAAGTAGAGAAAATCAATCTCAACTTCAAAAAGACCTCATTGAACATTTTTGGAAACATCAAGGATCCCGTAAGAACATGTAA